The region ATGGGCCAGAAATCGCCTTTATTGGGCTGGTAGTGGCTATGCAGCTTGCTTTTGGGGTTTGGCAGTTTGTCAAGTACCTCACTGGAGAGTACTACACACGCGGTTTTGGTTGGGGCGTGGTGCTGGCCAAGACTTGCGCTGGTGCTCTTTATCcgaccttcttctttctgATTCTCAGCATGTCGCGGTATTTCTCGACATTTCTTCGACGGTCGTACTACATCTCAAGGTTCATCAACTGGGATTTGTCCCAAGAGTTCCACATCAGGATTTCGTGTGTGGCTCTTGTGCTCGCAAGTCTTCATGCAATTGGACACCTGGGAGGCTCTTTTGTTTGGGGCAGCAGGAAGGAAAACGAAGATGCCGTGGCTATCTTGCTGGGACCAGATGCTGTGCCACGGCCGTATATTAACTACGTCAGGTCCTTGCCTGGGTTCACTGGTCTTACTGCTTTGGGCTTGTTTTATCTTCTTTCACTGCTGAGTACTCCTCCAGTCAGAAAGTGGAACTATGAAGTCTTCCAAATGGGCCATCTTCTGATGTATCCCATTATTGGGTTATTGATGGCCCACGGCACCGCAGGGCTACTTCAGTGGCCCATGTTTGGGTACTGGCTTGCCTTCCCCACGCTCTTGGTTCTTACAGAAAGAATTGTGCGGCTACTGGTTGGTTTTCACAAAATCAGCGCTGCTCTTCAGGTTCTAGACAGCGAAACCGTCGCGATCAGAGCCAAGATTCCAAGTGAAAGAATTTGGAAATACAATGCTGGACAGTATGTCTTCTTGCAGGTCCCGGCCCTGAGCTTCTTTCAGTGGCATCCTTTCACAGTATCCACATGTATCGGTAATGAAATGCAGCTTCATATCAAAACCGACGGGAACTGGACACGCAGACTCCGTGACCTGGCTGGAAAAGATGGCATAGCACAGATTCAGATTGGCATCAACGGCCCATTTGGGGCACCAGCACAGCGCTTTTACGACTTCAGCCACAccattgttgttggtgccgGTATTGGTGTCACCCCCTTCAGCGGTATCCTTACGGACTTGCAAGAGAAAGACGACAAAGCTCACAATGGCCCGGGTCTGGATGCTCCAATCACTGCAGGTGGAAGATCAACATCCCATGGCTCCCACCTCATCGGCCCTGGGGAGGATGGCTTGCAGGATTCGTCTGTCAGGGACAGGGAGAAGGTCTCTGCTGGAGCCCCTATAGAAGACGCCAACCACCGGGAGACGCTCACCAAGGGAGGCAACGAGACGGACAACCATCCATCAGACTATCGCCGCGTTGACTTCCATTGGAGTGTCAGAGACAAGAACAACCTCCTCTGGCTATCCGATCTCCTAAACCGGGTTTCTCGCTCCCAGCAATGGCACGCTCAGCACCATAAGGAGGAGCACGGCCCGCATCTCGACATTAGAATCCACACCCACGTCACTCAGAAAAGGAACAACATCGCCACGCATGTATACCGCTGGTTGCTGGAAATGCATCGTACTCCTGAGCACCCAGCCAGCCCGTTGACCGGACTGCTGAACGCAACACACTTCGGCAGACCAGACTTTATCAGGATTTTGGATAGGCATTatgaggagatgaaggggtACAAGGCTGAACTCGTAAGGAAAGACAAGGAAAAgtgggaggacgaggagttCAAGGTCggggttttcttttgtggGACACCGATTGTTGGGGAGATCTTGGCTGATAGGTGTCGCTTGTTGAGTGCGAGGGGAAGGACGGATGGGAGTAAGATCGAATATCATTTTATGATGGAGGTGTTTAACTAGATAGTGTGCTGGAAGGAAACAGGAGCGTGGTCTCCGTACTCTGTGAGTAATAATGAACAGTGTTTGTTTCTACAAAGGAACACCTGCCGACGAACAAGGAAGTGTTTTTGGAACAATACAGACTTACTTTACATGCGGCTCTACCCCCACACGTGAATGGACGGCCGACAACACCCGACAGATATCCTGGTTTTTCCGCTCCACCTCATCTCAACTTCTTGATCTGGATATGGGGCTCCATTCCAACAAGCTGAAGCTGACGAACTATTAGATGACTGATGTCCCCACACATGCTGACAGATGGCAGGGCAAGCTGGGGGCTTCATGCAGGAACGGTGTATTCAGCAGTACACATTGACACCAACTTCCATGCAACTCTCACGCATATGTTGACATTGGCATAAACGAATCTGTCGATATGATGACGTGCCAAGCTGGAAGCGATAGTCCCATTGTCAATAGTCTGTCCAACGTAATCCACGTCGATGAGTAAGATTATGCACTGTTTGGAGACATGAGGCTGGTGATTCTTGAGGCTAGATGCATGTGAAAAGAACGCACACTAGGAGATGGGGCTGGCTACATAATCATGAAGTAAAGAACAGGTATAAAACGGAggctcatcatccccaaagtCTTTGAcgtcccctcctcatcatccaccagcgACATTCTCCCATCCAACACTCACCCACCATGCACTTCATCAAGCTTCTCACCGCAGCCACTGCCTTCGCAGTCGGCACCTCCGCCTGGAACATCCCACGACAGGCAAACGGCACAGTCACCGTCACTCAAACCGTGACTTCCTTCCTTACCGCTCCTTGTGACcctgccaccaccgtcaTCCCAACTCAACCACCCTTGTCTACCACCGCACTGCCTGTCACAAGCTGcacaccatcaccttctCGTCCTTCACCTGTTCAGCCCGGGGCAGTATGCAACTGCTTTGCCTGGCATTATGTACGATCGGGTGACAACTGCTGGGAGTTGTCGCAGAGATATGGGATTACGGAAGCGCAGATTCAGGCCTGGAACACCGAGGTTGGACCGAGTTGTGAGATTTGGTTGGATTACTTTGTTTGCATTGGTGCTTGAGCTGTCAACTAAGGGATTGCGGGGGGAGCAAGGAAGGCCTTGCGGGGGAGAAATGGTCGGATGAAATAGTGGATgagatgatggatgagaTGAATGAACTAGGTAAAAGGACATAGCTTTTTCAGGTCACAAAAATATGCATTGTGTTAGTCTTGAAGTCTTGAAGTGTAAAATGATAAAAAGTGTATTAAATGAAAGCACGCTAAGTATGCCTACCTGGTACCTGTTTTTGGCCTTTTCGTCTTAGATGGAATCTTATGCAAACGGCTAATTATCCTGAAAGCCAGCCCAATTAGTACCTATGAAGGGTAActgctctttttttttttttttttttttttccggAGATTTtaggtgatgatgagatggccATGACACAGCTAGTACTGAGCAGCAGAAGAATCATATCTCATCCTCGCGACAATTTCATCCAGAAACCCCCACTCAATCCGATTATGAAGAATATGGTACCTCAACAAAAAGTCAAGAATCACCAAGCCATTCTCCGGACTAAAGCTGTTAGCAAACAGCTCCCTCCCGAGCTCCTGGAAATTCAGCCAGATTAACTCGCTTACATCGCACCCAAGCTCATGGACATGTCTGTGCTTGGGAAGGACCACATCAAAGATGTAGCGCCTCGAAAACTCGACAGTGCCCTCTCGGGCACTCCCGTATTCGGGGCCATGAACCTGAGTACAGCAAATCTTAACCTGGGATGCGAAGAAGGTGTTGTCATCAAATAACCATCTGGAGATATCCTCACCTGCTATACGCTTCAAAGCCGCCAGAGGCGAGGCATCAAGGGCGGAGACATTGGTAGTGAAGAAGGGAGCCAGCCTTGCGCCGCCACTTTTGGGACCACCAGGGACTCTACGAACAAGGAGCTCATGATCGCCCTGTGGTGATCGCCAGATGTTGAGGACAGCAAAGTGAGTGGGAATGCCGAGCACAGGGACCAATGTACACGGGACCTTGACCCCAGGGAGAATACCacaggtggaggtggagatcGGAGCCTGAGTGTGGCCCAGGAAAGACCATCCGTTGAAGGTTGCCAAACGGATTACCACTCAGGTGCCAAGCAGCGTCAAAGATGTCCCTGATGGCCTTATTCAGTGTTTCCGGGTTGGTGCAGTATTTGGATTTAAGCTGcatgtggttgttgggttggacTTCAACGTTTTTGGCTTTGATGAAgtcgaagaaggaggaaagcCTCCGATCACCCTTGAAAATGCGGGCAGTTGATTCGAGAATCACGCCGCACTTTACAACAGTGTCGGAGTCCACAGGGTGGATTTGATTTCCTCGCTTGAGGAGAATGGTGAAGCGCCAGACGGGGAAGTCTTTGACGGGGTTGCCAAACCCTGATACCATCTCCCTCCATGAAACCGTTGCCTCGCTTGAGGACGGCCAGGATGCGGCCGGTATCGGGCACAGGTGTGGAAGCCATTTTTTGATGTGTTGTCTTGACCAAGTAGAGGGTCTTGATGTGTTGCCAAAGTAATCCTTGCTTCGATGCAAAATGTTCACGTAAAATGAAGGCTGATGCCAGAAATAAAAGACGTTTCACTTCAGGTAACCTCGACGTGGTTAAATAGAATCTTAAGAGTCTAGAACACAACAGAAATATTTGTTTTGTTCTGAGACATCTCTGCTGGTGGCCGAACAAAGCTTAAGGGGTGCAACAATAGTATTGTCGCACTGTGGCGAGAGCAAGCAAGTCAATGCCCCCCTTACACACGGGACACTGCAGAACGTTCGGTGGCTCCCCTATGTCATGCACCGTGTTGCCAAATTCTGTCCTGTGCTCATGGAACTGACCTGTGGTTCTGACTTTTATTCCGTCCACGTTCTTTTGacggttttctttttgacgCTGCTAAAACCTGGTTAATTCCTCACCGACACAATACACAGCTTGCCTTGCCTGAAATCGCCTGACAACTCACCCGTGGCAACCGCAATGCAACTGAGAAATGCAACAAGACGGCGACTTGCGGGGAAAATAGCCAAGGATAATGGGCACATCTCAGAGGACCATGAACGCCCAGGCCCAAGCACGGCGAGATTGTGCGGGCGCTGCAGGTCGATTGCATGGAGTAAAGTCTCAAAGTCTGTTCTCGCCCAGAGATTGGCTGCGAGAGAGGTGGACAGATATCGGCTACACATGGGAGTAGGAAAATGTTTCTTGACCCTCAGATGAACGGCAGCATATGGAGCAAATCCACATGCCAAGTGTGTCGCAATATTGGCAACCATCATGCCAGAGTATGGTGGAAAAACCTACATTGTTGCCGTCACGTCTTACCAAGCCTTCAACACTGCTAATTTCAACTTGGCGAATGCTTCATATTTATGGTCCAAGGGCAATATCCTCATCAGCGGCTTCGAAGAAGATCCTACCGGAGGGTGGGATGCACTGTTCGAACCAGATCCTCCCGCTTTCCAACGTCCCCTTGTCGAGGACAGaacggagaagaaggagtttGGCGCACGACGCATCCTACCGAATGTAGTTAGCTGGGACCTTGTTGCAACTTGGATGGGATATTGCCAGCAGAACCATGGCTTGAGATGTCGGCCCAACATGAGCAGCCAATTCCCGGGCTACGGATGATAGACTCCCGGGCACGATGCGTGGTCCCTGCACCTGACGGATGCCGTTATGCTGCGTAAATATGTGAGTGCCGTTCCGACATTCTGATATCGCTTTGACTTATCGTCCTGCGTTCCTCAACCTGACGTCAAGAAGTGGATTGATTAGGAAAACCCACAGGAAAAGAATGAGCAGATCACCAAGATGGACGCCATATACACGTGTGCCAATCTCACCTTTATCTCTATCTCCAGAGAGAGCGCTGCCGAGGGACTTCCTGGCGTTGGCAGCAAAGCCCGCCAGCCCCAAAAGCGGGTGGTCATTGGTCACGTTGTTCTTACTTAGGTTTTGTCCCATCTTCTGCCACTCCTGGGAAAGTCGAAATGGGCTACAAGGGCCTGGACGTTTCAAGAAGGGTGCCCGTCTAAACGAAGACTGCTTTTCACCGACCAGCAAGTATTTTACGTGTGTAACAGCATGTACTGTGCCAAGTCCGTGAGGCCACCACTCGAGAGCGCGGGCCTTGCCTCAATACTTGATTTTACCCATCTATTATCCTTTGTCAGCGAGCCCGTGAGAGGTGTTTTTGAATTCCCTGCACACCCAAGCCCACTTGACAAATATGGCCATGGGGCGAGGAGACTTACGTCAGACCTTGTTGTACTCCTGGGGGAATACAGCAAGCAACAACTCTCATTCGAGTCTGATAGACTTAGCGCATACATGGGAATCCTGGAAGCAAACCACGAAGCAGAATTCTCGCATCACAAATCACGTTTGGGGTGTGTCTGTAGCTTGGGAAGCACATCCGTGGGTGTCGTACTTTGCAGACCCATCGGAGCAAGCGAAAAGCCCATGGAAAATAACCTTCTTCTGGATCTACTGGCGCAAAGACAAACCCGGTCAACGAAACAAGCACTTCCCCACATGGTCATGAACAAGCCTATCCAACCCAGTGACCATgaatcaccatcaaccagcaACCCAGATGGGCACGTCATGTTGGCGTGAGACGGGCAATTTTCCGGACAGAGTTGAAATTCAATTTGGTCCATTGTGTGGTTATCCGGCCTTCTCTCCGGAGTCTTTGCCACCGGAGAGCTTGGAAAATTCTCCGTATCACAAGCTTTCGGAATGTACGAGATACATGCACGTCATGGCATGAACGATTGTGGCTCCGATACAATACTATTACTGGAGCGAAGACACTCCGTGGCATGAGGTTGATTCCGGATGAATAGTCAATTCCGACAATCCGATGTGGAGCAGTGATGAACCCAAGTGGATGGGATTTAGGCTCTCGAGAAAACGTTCAAGACCAGTGAGGCCTGGGTGGTATGGGAGGCTCAGGATTTCCGATGGTCTCGACAAAATAATCGAGATACATCTGGGCACTGACGACTCACCTCCCAAGTAGAGCCTTGCTATTTACTTTGACCAGTTAAAACCACGAGGGTCACATTGTTTCTATGTCAATTATCCATCCTCTGATCTTGATCCAACGATCAGTGTCTGATGAATACTCACGAGTGGCTCGGAGTTATGGACATGCCTGGGGATCAATCACTCTACGTCGGGAAAAGCACAGGAACGATGTCAATATTGTCCTCCTGTGCCCTTCACGACTTTACCAACCGCCCAAGGTCCAGATGTTTCGCGCATCCTTATCGCCTTGAGTCTGACAATGCTGGATCTGCTGCTGAAGCAGTATTGATAGAGAACACCAGTTCTCTTCTCGCTTCATCCTCCGCGCCGCCCTTGCAATCCGCCCTTCTGCAATCCGCATCCTCTCACCACATTCCTCCAAAATGGCCAAGCCTGTTTTCGTCCTCCTTCACGGTGCGTGGCACAGTCCGAGCTGCTGGCAGCGTGTCATTACCGAGCTCGAAAAGGCCAGCTACAAGGCCGTTGCTCCTGCGTTGCCTTCTTCAGGGtccacaccacccacacccgaCTGGTCCAAGGATGTAGAGACAATCTATCAGACTGTTTCGGAGCTCGTGAAGCAGGAGGATATCATTATGGTCATACACAGCTTCAGCGGAATAACTGGCGGCATAGCATTGGAGGGGCTGGACAAGGATACTTGCATGTCCAAAGGGCTGAAGGGAGGCGTGATCAGACTCATTTACATTACAGCCTTTTTTGTTCCGGAAGGTTTCTAACACTCGCCTAAAGGCACGCGAGACAATATGATCCCCGAGATGATTACTAGTCTTGATGAAGGAATCGTTACGGTTAAGCCTAAGGATATCAAGGGTATGTTTTATTAAGATCTTGACGACGAGACCGTCGCTGAGCTGGTAAAAGAACTACGCCCGCAGAGCCTGGGGGCTTTCTGGAGTACTACCACTCATGCCGCTTAGCGCCATGTCCCGACGACTTACATTCTTACGACGGGCGATAGACCGACTACCGTTGCTGCGGTATAGTACCTTATCGAATCGGCAAAAGCCAGTGGCCCGTATAAGATTGATAATGTTATTAAAGTAGACATTGGTTACTCGCCCTTCATTCGCCGACCCAAGTGGATAGCGCACACACTGATCGAAGAGGTAAACAGGCCACTTTAGCTGAAATAAATCATTGCTACATAGTTAGAATAAATGCTCTTTAAACACACCCACTCTATTTCACAGTTTCAGCTACCAGGTCTTTGTCCAATAACAGTGAGCCGTCCGACATTGTACGCTAAATTCTGCCGGTTCCGAAACACTTAGGTAATTAGTTCTTTGCAGCGGCTACCTAGGTTCCCTTCTATCTGATCCAAAGCTTTATAGCTTACTTCTTCCGAAGCTATTAAGGTAGTGTCGAGCTGAAATAGTAATAACTCTAAAGGAAACGGACGATTATTAAGTCTAATATTTACTAAGCCATTTTGCTCGAAGAATTCAGGAAGTCTAATTAGCCAACTAGCAACTGTAAGTACTTCTTTGGTGTCTAGGGTGTGGACAGGGAGAGACTTACTTATCAGTTATCCAGTTTGGTTTTGTTCCACCTAGTGTACCTATTATCTCTAGCAACGGGGTCAGGCTGTCTATGatttcctttccctccttaGTCCGAATGATCTTCCATCTGCTGTAGTCAATCTCTCCCTACGAGATCCATCCGCCGGGCTCTACGATAAGCACAAGGTATTAGCACACATCGATACATTAGAGCCGGACCTCCCAAGCAGAAAAGTCGGGATGTATACTTAACAGCTTGATAAGATTTTGGATTATCGGAGCGGTATCGTTGTTGTGAACGGCTAGATGAAAAAGTTGAATATGGACAATGTTATACTTCCCAAGTAAGTGGTCTGGCAACGGTGCTAAGTAGTCGAGGTTATGAACCGAGACGTTGGGTGGTAGCCATTCCTTGGGTGGACATTGCGTTAAGTCGATATCGAAGCCGTCGATCCTTGCCGAAGCCGGGAGATATCGCGCCAGGTCCACGAGCCAGATCCTGCAGGCACATATATGGTGTAAGCGACATGCATCTCGCCTACATGGCTGACAGGAAGGGGAACTATAGATCAAACCGTACCCGGTACCCACTCCTATCTCCGCTACCTGTAGACCGTCGCCATCAGCCGGGATGTTTGGATGGAGAGTAAATCCACCGTCCTTCCAAAGAAAGTATTGCAAGTTCAACCTAGAACATAAGAAGGTCAGACTTGGATTGACCAACCCCTGAAGGCCAAGGCGAGACAAGGCGTCTTTGATATTCGCACTGACCGGGCATTGGCCGAAAAGCTCCTCCCTAGGATGTACGCTTCGTCGTCTGCGGTTTCGCTCGCCATCCTACACGTAAGAATCTGAACAGACGAGGTGGATCTAATGGTCGAGTTTGGCAGCCACCAACCAAGGATTTGAACGGGACTCCGACGTATCCGTCAAACACGGCTTTATACACtgaccatcttcaccaagcCGCGCAATTGCTAGCAGTCATAATTTCGTCGCAGTCCAGTATCACGAGATCTTCCATCACAACACGGCACATGCAGAATATCGGCAAAAGGACCGCGCGGAGGGCTGCGGCGTATGTACTGATTAAGTGCCCTACCAATGACTATAACACCAGTCACATCGCACAAGTGGTTGCCTTTGAACAAAGCGTTTACCGAGACGATCTTGAAGTGGCCGAAAATGCATCCGAGTGGGAGCATAAGCCTGCATATGCAGCATAGGATCTAGGTTGTCGTGCCGCTCCCGAAGATCCCGTAGCTATGATAGCTCCGGTGGTAGTACATGCAAAGGTACCGTGGATACGCCCCTGCATTGGTCAGAGATCTACAGAGCCCCAGCCGTGACCATTTTACACCACTATATCGACTGGCCATCAGAACCAATGGCAAGGGAGAACGCAGAACCATGCAACATAGATGAGAAGGAGTTGTGCCACAGCATACCTCATACTGTTAAACTTCAACTGCACAATCACCAACCTTCTCCATTTCTGGGACCACAGGATCTATTGTCTGACCAACATTGCTATCACCGTTCTTGTCCGACCACCTCCGCCATACGGGCCACATTGGTTGCAGAATCGCATTCGAAAGTCCTACGCAGGACCTAGACAGCTGGATAGGCCCGTCCCAGCACGTTGTGCGGGTAGCATTGTTCCTTTTTCGAGCCTTCCGGGGTTCAGTGTGGATGCGGCACAGGTTCACGATAAGGTACCACGGAATCATTGTCGTCAGCCCGTGGCACCAATGTGCAGGAAACCCGACCGAAAAGTCAGCCTCAAAATCCGCCGATGAGCTGAGGCTCCCCGACGCTTATCGGTGGGGGACCATTTCAGATAACCGTCGGTGTCCCTCAATATCTCGGCCCTGAATCGGCTGTCGCGGAAATTTCATTTCGACTCCCTCATGGCAAGCTGACTGGTGTGCATCGCCTTCATGCACTAGGGGGGTAATTGTCTAGACAGAGTCACCAACATTAGTTCATCTTTTGATATTGCCAGCTTACTGTCTAAACGGCCACCACTCCTGCCGCAGTGCGGAGCCGCTCGACACAATGGCCCCCTACAATGTCCGGATGGTGTTCCCTACCGCGGTTCTAGCGGTGAACAGCGTCGGATTACTCCTGTCCTTCACGGCAGTGGCATTGAGGTTCTACTCGCAGTCCCTGCGCGGCACCAAGATGGGACTGTCAGAGTACTCCATCATAGCATCATGGGTGGGTTcttttgccccttttctcaCCCCCCCACAACTTCCTGACTGACCACACAACCTAGCTCTTCACCTTCGGCCTCGTCGTCTCGGAAAACTTCACCGTCACCCACGGCGGCGTAGGCCAAGTCTCCTCTACCGTAACGCCAGAAGAActcctcttctccaccaaAGCAAGTCAACCAACCCTACCCACATCCCATGCATCCCGCCaagacaaccccccccctttcccaaccCCACCTCATTATTCTAgcaacccccctttcc is a window of Podospora pseudopauciseta strain CBS 411.78 chromosome 1, whole genome shotgun sequence DNA encoding:
- a CDS encoding hypothetical protein (EggNog:ENOG503NY7N; COG:P; COG:Q); its protein translation is MASNVAPWDDVKYLTDDEINSFLDDLDHNNDGLIDYSEVEQKLDKVHEEIAPKALPHHLHHDSREDLDRHAFLRAIIKSDKNRIPRAEFAETVKSWKIPSMKQDQANDSEQKDYMRKMGIWRRAKSYWAVHGPEIAFIGLVVAMQLAFGVWQFVKYLTGEYYTRGFGWGVVLAKTCAGALYPTFFFLILSMSRYFSTFLRRSYYISRFINWDLSQEFHIRISCVALVLASLHAIGHLGGSFVWGSRKENEDAVAILLGPDAVPRPYINYVRSLPGFTGLTALGLFYLLSLLSTPPVRKWNYEVFQMGHLLMYPIIGLLMAHGTAGLLQWPMFGYWLAFPTLLVLTERIVRLLVGFHKISAALQVLDSETVAIRAKIPSERIWKYNAGQYVFLQVPALSFFQWHPFTVSTCIGNEMQLHIKTDGNWTRRLRDLAGKDGIAQIQIGINGPFGAPAQRFYDFSHTIVVGAGIGVTPFSGILTDLQEKDDKAHNGPGLDAPITAGGRSTSHGSHLIGPGEDGLQDSSVRDREKVSAGAPIEDANHRETLTKGGNETDNHPSDYRRVDFHWSVRDKNNLLWLSDLLNRVSRSQQWHAQHHKEEHGPHLDIRIHTHVTQKRNNIATHVYRWLLEMHRTPEHPASPLTGLLNATHFGRPDFIRILDRHYEEMKGYKAELVRKDKEKWEDEEFKVGVFFCGTPIVGEILADRCRLLSARGRTDGSKIEYHFMMEVFN